The following are encoded in a window of bacterium genomic DNA:
- a CDS encoding ketoacyl-ACP synthase III → MRNVSFAGTGYHLPERIVTNDDLARLIDTSDDWIRERSGIRERRWIEPGQTLAGLGAAAARMAMDDAGVGPRDIDLVICATISGDHFFPGNGVLLQRDLGLGPVAALDVRNQCTGFIYGVATAAAFIRSEQADTALVVGAEVQSTALDLSDRGRDMAVLFGDGAGAAVLRAADEGGDVLASALHSQGKFHDALWCEMPSCHVPGRIDGTHLAEGRHHPRMNGRLVFKHAVRRFCEAIEEVLEKGGATRDDIALVIPHQANLRITEAVAKRFELAPQQVFSNIHKYGNTTAASIPIALAEAAREGRLERGDLLVLVAFGSGFTWGANLIRW, encoded by the coding sequence ATGCGCAACGTGTCGTTCGCGGGCACCGGCTACCACTTGCCCGAACGCATCGTGACCAACGACGATCTCGCCCGCCTGATCGACACTTCCGACGACTGGATCCGCGAACGCAGCGGCATCCGGGAGCGCAGGTGGATCGAGCCCGGTCAGACGCTGGCCGGGCTGGGCGCGGCCGCGGCGCGCATGGCCATGGACGACGCCGGCGTCGGGCCGCGGGACATCGACCTCGTCATCTGCGCCACCATCAGCGGCGACCACTTCTTCCCGGGCAACGGCGTGCTGCTGCAGCGGGACCTGGGCCTGGGGCCCGTCGCCGCCCTGGACGTGCGCAACCAGTGCACGGGCTTCATCTACGGCGTGGCGACCGCCGCCGCCTTCATCAGGTCGGAGCAGGCGGACACGGCCCTGGTCGTCGGCGCCGAGGTGCAGTCGACGGCCCTTGACCTCTCCGACCGGGGACGCGACATGGCGGTGCTCTTCGGCGACGGCGCCGGCGCGGCCGTGCTGCGGGCCGCCGACGAAGGCGGCGACGTCCTGGCGTCGGCGCTGCACAGCCAAGGGAAGTTCCACGACGCCCTGTGGTGCGAGATGCCGTCCTGCCACGTACCGGGACGCATCGACGGAACGCATCTCGCCGAGGGCCGGCACCATCCCAGGATGAACGGCCGTCTCGTCTTCAAGCACGCCGTGCGCCGCTTCTGCGAGGCCATCGAGGAGGTGCTCGAGAAGGGCGGCGCGACGCGGGACGACATCGCCCTGGTCATCCCCCACCAGGCCAACCTGCGCATCACCGAGGCCGTCGCCAAGCGCTTCGAGCTGGCCCCGCAACAGGTGTTCTCCAACATCCACAAGTACGGCAACACGACCGCCGCCTCGATCCCCATCGCCCTGGCCGAAGCGGCGCGCGAGGGACGTCTCGAGCGGGGCGACCTGCTGGTGCTGGTCGCCTTCGGGTCGGGATTCACCTGGGGCGCGAACCTCATACGTTGGTGA